The following nucleotide sequence is from Anopheles stephensi strain Indian chromosome 3, UCI_ANSTEP_V1.0, whole genome shotgun sequence.
GAATATAATGAAGGGACTGAGCTAGATTAAGAATACTCCTTTGCTATACTTCATTTTGATATCTGTTCCTATAAATTCCTATGCAACTGCATTTTTCAATACGGCCCTTTTATTGCACTGCAGCTGACACTGCATTTTTGCGCACCTCGGAACACCGTAACCGTAACTCACAAACTGACCGGCGAAGGTGAAGAAGagaaagtaaagtaaaagaaacagaaaagcTAACTAACCGACAATGTAAAACAGTTACACGAATATGCTTACACCAGGCCCAGACGTGATACGAAAACTGCTTATGCCCATTAGAGAAAAGGGCCAATTGGGGCTTGCCGCTGATAGCTGATAGTGTGGAATAGAATCATATGCGCTCTCCATCTTGCCCTGCGCAAAATTCGCCACCCGCCACTTGCCAAGGTCCGTTTCGAGTgaatgcagcaaaaaaaaaactgtgccaATCATCAAGCGGCATAGTGCACCGACGAAATGTGCAGTGAACAGGAAAGACGACACAGGAAAAAACAGTTTAAACTGCATCGTTCGGTGTGCACGGCCGGCAGGAGGCGGAttggcaaaaagaaaactcacCCGTCTGTCTCACCGCTGTTCCTCACCTCGTTCCCCTCGTAAGGCACGCACAGTGCTcggttgaaaatgaaaaatgtgaaaataagGAGGCACCAACGATTCGGAATCTCTAACTCTTTTGCTTTCCATCTCGCTCGCTTCCCTTGGCTTTTCGCAAAAACCACGATTTTCCCGCTTTTCCATATCGTCTCGTCGCGTAACGGGCGCGAGGACCGGagacgaaaacgaaaacgcaCACGCGAGACTCGTGGCGGccgaagaaaggaaaagagagCAGATACGATACGCTGCTTTGCCTGGGTGGCAGAGCAGGGCAGGGCACTTTCCTCGGaaaaggaggggggggggaggataCGGCAGCCGCCTGGAGCTGGGTGCCTAATTCGCAGATTAAACAGAGCAttcagttttgtttaaaaGCGGACGCATATCAATTGTTCAAGTCAGTATCAGCAGTTGCACCGATCGATAAACATAGCAGCTCTTCTCAAACAGCTCAGCAGCCAGTGGTGGAAAGTGATCGTTCGAAGATCAAGAATCTCTGTTGCGTTTAGTGCTCTAGAGCCAGCAGTGCGTCACGAAgttcgagtgtgtgtggaaaTAGAACGAGTAGAGCCGCGAGCCCGAAAGGAGAATGTACAGCAGTAGCACAATGTTGAAGTATCTGACGCTTGCCTCAGTCATCGCGACGGCCCTCTGCGCCAGTGCCGGTGTTCGCGGTGCGGCCAAACACGAGCCGAGCGGAGGCGAGCTGAGCGTGCTGCAGAAGGTGTACGATGATTGCCAGGATAAGCAGGATTTCACCGGCTGTCTCAAGGGCAAGGCCTTGACCGCCATCTCCCGTGCTATTGATATGGTGAGCAGATATTGGAAtatccccccaaaaaaaaatcaagtgcTTGTGGCAGATGTGACAGATACTGAGAGGACTCTGATATTCAGAAGATGAACAATCGCTAGAATACGcttttgaaaatgtttgagaGTTCCTATCGAAGTTCCAGCAAGTGTGATCCGGCAAATGAAATCATCCTACCACGGATGAAGTCACGGCTGGAATATCGTGTTTGATTTCGATTACAAAACACACCACCATCTTGTCTTTTCCCGCAACAGGAATCCATCCCACTGCTCGATGGAATCGCGCTGGTGAAGCAGGATAAGGCCGAAAACGTGACCGTGCCGCTGCTGAGCGACGCCCGCTCCATGAGCGGCCTGAGCACCGTCGACCGTTCCCTGCTGGACAAGGTGGAGCAGTTCCTGCGCACCCACGTCGTGCGTTTCGACATGCGCCAACAGGAGGGAGCCCGTGGCAACAAGCAGAACAAGCACCACCGTTACCTGATCGCTGCCTTCCTGACCGCCATGGGCATCGCTGGCCCGATCGGTCTGAAGGCGCTCGCTGCCATCGCCGGTAAGGCACTCGTCATCTCGAAGGTGGCCCTCACCATCGCCGGTATCTTGGCGCTGAAGAAAATCTTCGCCCATGATCACCACGAGGAGACGAGCTTCCAGGTGCACGCATCCGGACACGATAACCGGTAAGTTCCCCGGAATGCCCGGACGGGAATTCAACTCATCTGATGGGATTTTTTTACTTCCCTTTACTCCATCCAGACGAACTGCCTACGTGATGCGCCCCTCGAAGGTAGCCGCCCCGGCCAGCGTTGATCCCTACCGGTACTActacgaacagcagcagcagcagccgcagcagcagtacgctgCCCAGATGTAAATTTTGGTGCcaaacgctctctctctcgaaatAGATGCTCTTCCCGTTGCGGCGGGAAGAGCATGGGATTTTCCACACTGGGAAATCTCGAAACAATGGAACAGGAGGCGACAACGACAACGAAAATGACGAAATCGAACGATCGTTCTTGGTAGGAGGCTTCTCCGAATCCTTGCCGATACGCGACGATCCGGAAAAGATCTCCCCCAACCGGACACGATTGTAAAgtgtaatatttattttaatttatttgctaATCTTAAATCATTATCGTTTTCGCCCATTCCTTCCCCAACTACACTGTAAACACATGATATGTTTCGGAAGAGttcattttttctttataTATATTGATTCTGATTAGCCGAATTCAAATGGATGATGATTGAACGATCCCTTCGAACGATCGGATTCGACATCACAAAACATACAGCGAAATAGCCAAAGCCAGTAGACAAGTAATACGAACGGAGCTGCCAAACAACTCCTTCCCTTGCCAAATGGTTATGAAAGGAACAGAATAGTGAGAGGAAAGCTTGACAGAAATTCAGTGGCAATAACACACAATGCAAACTCTATTTCCACCAAGACGATGGCACGGTTGCTCAGCTCAGCTTCCAGCGAGCAAGTAAGGCGAAGAAAACtaagttgaataaataaatgtaaatgcAAAATCAACTGTCGATTGCTTGAGTGTTTCATTCCAATTCTCTGGAGAACATTTCGTCTAGGTCCAACATTGAAGTCAGTAAGTTGAAAAGCCAAGCTCTACAACCCATTGAAATGTCGAAGCCTTTTTCACTAACCAATATCCCTTATTTCTTTTCAGATCATAAGGAAGATCCAGAGAGAACCTCGGGCAACTTCTTCAAGAGAACATGTACGTAACGCGGTCAGATAACGATCCCTTAATTTGATTAGGGAGCTtcaaaagcaattaaaaatataaaactatAATTGAACCACTGGATTTCTTCTTCCAGAGTTCCACCACTTCGGAAGAACCATAACTTCATCAAGTCGCTAACTGAGAGGATTACGGCGGCAGCAAAAACCGTCCCGAGCGAAACGACACGAGGCACGAACGTGACACTGGAGCCAGTACCACCAGCCGCCACTCTCGACTATGCCACGGGCGTTTTACAATGTTAACGGACACACAATTGACGGCCAGATTTACATACGCGGCGTGGAAACACCTCATCACACCAGCAACCTGGCCACGAtggatgcatttttttgtGGCAAGTAGGGTGCATcataatcacacacacgcacacacacacccgattTGTTTGCAACAATCACAACACAAAGGTAATTCACACGTTTTTAGCTTACAAATGTGCGATTTACGAACCATTTAGACATTTCAATTCAACGGGAAAATTTTTCTCGGTAGAGATGTGCTAGAATATTAGTTATTAATAGAGAAGATTCCCTTTGGGAACGAGACATGTTGGGGTAAAAAACTCTTACAGTATAAAACATTGTTGACAGTACATCCGCCCATAGTTGACGCACAGACAGCACCACACGTCAAACCCGCACTGTCTCCGAGTCGAGACTCCTGCATGTTGCATGAGGATCAAATTTCTGATATTTCCTGTCACATTGTGTCACATTTACAAGCTCTCCCAGATGTCGCCAACCGTTACCAACCACACTTTTCCACTCTAGACACTTGAGACCACGGAGAGTCGTTGGCCAAGCATCACAAAGaagtacctttttttttactcctcGAATATAGaacaatattattttttgaaaAGGTCCCTCTTCCAGGATGGATATTGTTATGTTCCAACAAAAAAGTCCCTAAAACACGTCTAACAACAAACGATAACCGCGCAAACAATTAAGATCATAATTTGAATCATGTTCTTTGAGGAAACTTTTTCCACACAGGAAACCTTACATATCCTTGCCCGCCCGATAATACCAGCACATCCACACCGACACACCGGTTAAACCGGTTCGACCAGAAGCACTCCGCACCGAACGGTAGcagaaaattcaatttcatatACCCAACTGTCTAACTTTAGCCCACGCGCCCGGGGTATTCTGGTTGGAAAATTCAACACTGGTTAACCTAAGCAAACAGCCATTCCGGGGGCCGATACAGATTATGGCTTAGGGGTTTAATCGAGGGTTCGGTGCAATAAACAATAAGAAACCCTGCCCAACCAGGGCCGGCtagttggctggctggcggctCTGGTGGTGAGAGTGAGAAAATCTCTTGCTAAGACATCCCGAAATATGCTGCAAGTTTCCTGGGCTACATTCTCAAAATAAACTGTGAATGGAAGCTGGGGGAGAAGTAGACAAAACCGCAACGCCAAGTACGCAAGAAAACCGTGAAATCCTGAATTTCTTCTTACGTCACTCGGACCTCGGACGGATAGCCTTCGTGCGGCTTCCGGTCCGGTAGGATGATGATATGCAGCGAGGTGCGCTGTATCTGACGAACTTCCAGAAGCGAgcgtttgagtgtgtgtgccttgCTGTACAGCGAGTTtctcatcatcttcatcgtgCACCAGGGTAGCCATCGAGAGCATAGAGTGCTGGGCTCTTGGAGTTGGAAGACATcacccgcgtgtgtgtgctactGTGAAGCTCGACGGTGAACAAGCTCTTGGCGGTAGCTCTCTGGTGGCACAGCACGTTGAGTGTTGTTGGTGGCTgaagttttggttttttttttcttctgtcatACACATGTAAGTGAGTAATGTGCGACTAGAACTTTTTCAATCCACACGATTATCTCTCCTAACAATATCGTTTATCAAACGAATACTTCTTTGAGGAGTTCATTTCGGGAATGTTGATAGCTTTCTATTCTACCGCACCGGAATAGATCCAACGAAAGGGATTCCACAAGGAAAGTCAGACACATGTGCCCGGTTGGAAAGCGACCTTCCTATACTCTTAAATGCCCTTTCAATCAATATCAACCGGAATCAATCCCGGGGCGATGAATAATAAATATCATGTTTATTGTGAGAGAATCGTCGAAATCTTCCCATCGGTTGTTCCCACAGCCATGGATGAAACTGAGAATGagagcaacaacacaaaatgCAGCTCCGTTCTCCAACGATTACACACCGAGCAAAGGACAAGCTTCTAAAAGGGCAAGATGATACCAATTTAAACACAATCGATCTTTCAGTCTCTCTATCTCCTACTCCCATTTTTTCTGGGTGGCTTTTGCTAGAGaagaccgaaaaaaaacccaccacaaCGCATCTTCAAGATCAACCTAAACGCAACTGAGGCATGAAGAAATCGGTGGGCTCCCGATTTTTAACGACCGACGCGCGGGAAATTGATACCGactggtggttgtggtggacGCACtaccaacaacacaaacaagaaaggaaaggaaaacgacCCATGAAACTCACACTTTTCAACGTACGATGGTTTCCATCATCTATTCTGAACCACCCGACGGTGAAC
It contains:
- the LOC118510380 gene encoding uncharacterized protein LOC118510380, with protein sequence MYSSSTMLKYLTLASVIATALCASAGVRGAAKHEPSGGELSVLQKVYDDCQDKQDFTGCLKGKALTAISRAIDMESIPLLDGIALVKQDKAENVTVPLLSDARSMSGLSTVDRSLLDKVEQFLRTHVVRFDMRQQEGARGNKQNKHHRYLIAAFLTAMGIAGPIGLKALAAIAGKALVISKVALTIAGILALKKIFAHDHHEETSFQVHASGHDNRRTAYVMRPSKVAAPASVDPYRYYYEQQQQQPQQQYAAQM